The genomic window GGATGTGGaactttaaaattttattttaaattcacaCCAGTGCTCTTTGTTCCAACAAAAAGTAACCAAAGTAAGGAAGATGAATCAATTTAATCCAAGAATCTCTGTTACCGTAATCCTTCATAAGCCAAACATCAGGAGAAGGGTAACCAATTTCTCGAGAAAATATCCACAAACGATTCGTCATCACACCCAAtgtcaaaatatcaaaatttccATAATAGGTAGGGATATTTCTTGATAAGATTACTTCAAGTTATTAAATCCATTTGAATTATAGTATGTCAACCAATTAACCGTGCCACACTCACAAATAAGGAACCTTAGAAGGGAAGTCCTCCTGAATCCTTTTCCAAGTGTCAATGCCCAAAGTATATGAACTTGACTTTTGCAATCTTTGTATTATTGCACATGATAACACAAAACAGCAATAATTATCAATAAAAGGATCATAGCCAAAAGCATATATAATTGAAGATTTTTTTGGTGGAACTTCTAAAGAGGGTAATTCCTTTACTTTTCTAAGACAAGGGTTATAGAGCAAGTTTATTGACAGCAATGAGACCCTCACGATAATATGGACAAAAAATAATTGGAGAGTAATCGAGTCGTGTGCCTTTAGAGGTTAAAATAGAGTGAAGTGGAATAGAGTCAAGTGGATAAGAGATTATAGCTAACTCTTTTAAGAGGTCCCAACCGGTTGTGATGAGGTGGTGGCGTTTGGTTGACATGCGAAGGTGTTTTTGGCGAATTTGAGAGAGATCCTTTTAAGATAAGAGAATCCATGACTTGCATACGCAACACAATTGTAGGAGGAACTTAAGAGGGAGTCTACACAAGATTTCTACTATGAGTCTATGACATCAAAAGGAAGATAGGTAAACGACGGTGGCGTGTGTAATGAATCACCGTCGAGTCATAAGTGAATGAGAAGAAACCGTGCTAGTGGTAGGTAGGTACTCTGATTTTAGTGGCGGGTGGGTTACGAGGTTTGTTTCGTGAACATTGGATATATTTAAATTCTATCcgggtttttttttaaataaaacataCTAGGTAATAATAGCTTTTTATGGTGTATTGGGTTGGAATTAcatgagattttaaaagacttttttatgacaaattttttttgaggttattcaatcaagacttttacaaaagttaaataaatcttgtggtattcaattaagaaaTTGGATATATTTAAATTCCAtccgtgtttttttttttaaaataaaataaaacatactaCATAATAATAGCTTTTTATGGTGTATTAGGTTGgaatttcatgggattttaatacacttttttatgacaaaattttttcgaggtattcaatcaagacttttacaaaatttaaataaatcttgtggtattcaattaagcgacaaacaaaattttttttcaaggcaataaaatctgttggtattcaattgagatttgttactacttttaaaatatctattggtattcaaaagtctaccgattctttattgattcttttaaaaaaaattaaaaggatttattgattcttttaaaattttccaaatatacaaaagtttcctaatatataaagtattatgaaatctttttatcaaaaaaaaaaaaattattaaatcttgattgtaaaaagtcttttgaaaaaaatctctcaaaattcattcaaatcatgtgttaaaattcttgattgtaaaaaagttttaaaaatctCATAAGAAACAAAGATTATATTCTGTTGGCATAATAACATCGAAATCCTAATTTCGATCTTACAAAATCAAACTGCACACCATCAAAGCAAGATTCAAGATAAATAACCCAAACTAAAAAGAAACAACGatccaaacataaaataaaagacaCAATGATCCATGAATTCGCCAACactaaaaagaaacataaaataaaataacaaataaacaTAGAAGGATGGATTGAATCTCATACTAGTTAGTCACATAGCACATCATCTAAATTCTTATGGTGATATCAAACTTTCAACATAGACGTTTGATTCTACCCAACTCAAATCTTCAATCTTGGAACTCACTGGAGTTTTATTTTTGCAATCATAAACAACCCACTTCAATTTATCAAGCTCTGTAAAGACAAGCAACACTTGGTTGTTGTCCTCGGAAATATCCAGTATCTTGGTAAAAAAGTAAGCAGAACCACCAGGGTGAGAAAAGTAACCAGAATCACCAATGTGAGGAACACTAATCAATTTAACCCAAGAATCTTTATTAACGTAGTATTCCTTCATAAGCCAAACATCAATAAAAGATTCAACACTTTCTTGAGAAAATATGCACAAGCAATCCCTCATCACATCCAAGGTCAAAGTATTAAAATTTACATTATCACCTGGCAGTGGTATTTCTTGATAAGATTCACTTCCCAAATGAAGAGAAACAATGCCAGTAAAATTCTTTGAATTATCGTCGTATGTCAACCAATTAACCGTGCCACTCACGAATATTCCCCGTCTCCGTCTGCCATGAGGAGTCTTAGAAGAAGGGAAGTCCTTAATCTTTTTCCAAGAGTCGGTGCCCAAAGTATAAACTTTAACTTCACTACTTTTGCAGACTATTTGGTCATTCTCTGGCACAAAATAACTTAAAACAGCAATAACCTTGTAATTATCAATGAAAGGATCATAGCCAAAAGCATATTGacaatcactacaagaaaattgtcACTTTGCGACACTTGCATTGCGACCATTTGACTAGAACCGTTGCAATGTgcttaattttgaatttttgcaACGGTGCATGCGACGGTTTTGTCAACCGTTGTAATGTTTTGGCTTAATTTGGGAATTCTGCGACAGTTAAGTGAACCGTTGCAATGTTTTGGCTTTtgtaacaaagaaaaaaaaaacacgattTATCAAACCCTTCATTCTCTCTCTTCACTCACGAAAATCTATACTCTCTCTCTATATTCACTCTCACAACTCACAAGCCTTCATTCTCAAAACCCTAATCGAATCCCTCTCACTCTCACGGAAATCATTCTTGAACCCTAATCTGTAAGCTTATTCTCGAATCCCTCTCACTCTCATGAAGCCTCAAGAACCCTAATCtgtaagaagaagaagaagcatgcTTTGTTCCCGTGAGAAGAAGAAACATAAAGGTATTCATCGAAATTTTCACAGATTCTTCATTTGTATTTCGATTTTCATCTTTTCTATCGTTTTTCTATCCTCTCATTTTCGATTTTCAACTTTTTCCTTTCGAAGTAAACAGGGTATATGGAGAGATCGAATAGTATGGAGAAAGTGAAACGAAGCTTAGATTGTAATGGTTCTAgggtgtgatttttatttttgaaaagttttgatttttttgaggTTTTGGATGTGTACACTgcgaaatttttattttttgttatctgGGTTGTTGCATGTGTTGGAAAAGATAGGATTTTGTTTGTtaacttaatttgttttatagATTGTGTACTTGTGTGTTGGAATAGAGATTTTTGtatgttaattttgtttgtttttctttgttttatggATTATGGATTTGAGGTGCATGTGGATAATGATGATGGGAAGCTTGAAGAAAGTGGAGTTGATAGAAGCAGTTCTGCTTTGTTTTCACCTAAGCAGATTTCCAACCCAGTTTTGTACAAACTTGTTCAGGTATATATCTCGTTACTCATTGATTTAGTGTGTCAATGTAATTTAGATTTGAATCACTGCCATTAATTAGATATATAGTTACTACAAAATTCAAACTCTTTACAGAGGTAAAAAGGCATGTGGTTTCTTTTTTGAATGAGGCAAAGGAAAGACAAGGATTAGATATGCGAGTTTCTTCTCTGGTATGTCATATGCTCATGCTTTCATAcaagtttaaaatttaaataagcaAATGCAGTATTGGTATGCGTAATTTCACACCTAATAGGTTAATGGCACTGATTTTGCAACTTGTACCCActgattttgtaatcttattttAGGATCTCAAACTACTTTTAACTTTCATACCTTAGGTAGGAGGTTGTTATGCATTTTTTACTCATGAGAGTgcttatttgttgtttttctgtTATATAACATTATCCTTTTGTGCTTAATTTTGTTGAGTTATTTTTAATCATGATTTTGATTAGTTTTAATGGTTGCACCTGTCTGACTTGGCTGTAACTTATGACATGTACTTGGCTGTTTTTAATGGTTGCAACTTATGACATGTACTTGcctgtttttagcttattttcagtttgacttatgaaaacaacttatagcttatatgaaatcTGTCCTATTTTTAGTATGGCTGGCTTGCTGAGGGTTCATTGTCTATTGGGTGATTATCATATTGGTCTTAAGTGCTTGCAACCTATTGATATTAGTCAGCCAGGTGTTTACACCATTGTCATTGATATTGGTCAGCCAGTTTGAGAGTAAACCTAACATGAGCGCAATCGCTTGGTAGGAGGTGGTCAAAAATCTTCGGTCGTCATCCTCTCTAAAAGATTTATTCTCTTCCTTCAAGTTCAATGGAATGTTAAAGTTCAAGTCTGATAGGTTGTTCTTAGAAGTTCAGAGGTAATGACTCCACTTTAAGGCACACATTGCTTGTTATGTCCTTTGGTTCTAGATTAAACTTTTCATGCTATTTTGCTAGTTGAAATTTCATCTGTGTTGTATGATCTGAATGTGATGGCTTATAAGTGTTATAACATTTAGTTACTTTAGCTAGGCTTAAGTGTTATAACATTTAATTACATAATTTCGGCATTACAATGGGCTAGTATTTCAGCATTACCACTCTATGTGTGCACAAACACATAATTTTTTAAGCTTAAAGTTGAATTCTATTACATCTGAAACTGAATTTTCAAGTGTAAGTGTTGTATAAGTTCAATGAATATCTTATGTAAGTGTAAGTGTTGTAAGTGATCAGCATACTGTCATTTAACTCGGTCTGTGAATATACACCCAATTAACGCAACAATCTTCTCTCCCACCTCCATACTCGCGTTGATTTTCATGGCCTGCGCATACTCCCTTACTGCCTTCTGAATATGCAGAATCGGTCTCATTGGTCTCACAAAAGCCTCCTCATGTAATTCCTTGTTTTTCCAAGTCCACAAACAGTGGCATGTAGTAGCCCAAAAATTGCACCATCCTTCTTTATCATACCATTTAACATTATTATTGACATTGAACTCAATCCAACCATCTAAGTCTCCCATAAAAAATATGCCTCTGGATGCAACAGGGAGCACTTTCATCCACAATTCCTTTGCTACCG from Trifolium pratense cultivar HEN17-A07 linkage group LG1, ARS_RC_1.1, whole genome shotgun sequence includes these protein-coding regions:
- the LOC123896189 gene encoding F-box/kelch-repeat protein At3g23880-like — encoded protein: MHRCKNSKLSTLQRDCQYAFGYDPFIDNYKVIAVLIYTLGTDSWKKIKDFPSSKTPHGRRRRGIFVSGTVNWLTYDDNSKNFTGIVSLHLGSESYQEIPLPGDNVNFNTLTLDVMRDCLCIFSQESVESFIDVWLMKEYYVNKDSWVKLISVPHIGDSGYFSHPGGSAYFFTKILDISEDNNQVLLVFTELDKLKWVVYDCKNKTPVSSKIEDLSWVESNVYVESLISP